TTAGACTGGCCGGATATGTCCTTGGTGGCGACGTGCTTATAGGGATAGACATTGCGGCAAGCCAGTTCTTCGACGCTTCAAGCGGTAAGTACAGTGTTGACGGGAGACTCTTAAGCGCTGAGGAGTTGCTGGAGATGTACCTGGATATGGTGTCTAGGTATCCGATAACATACTTGGAGGACCCCTTCGATGAGGAATCCCCGACTATGTAACTGCCTGCCTGACTCATCCACGGGGTTCGACGCTGATCTGAGCCCCACACTGCCCACCAAGTGAAATTCACTAAAGTCTTAATTAAGGAATGCTAATGCCTGGAGGATCCCCCGTGAAGGCATTCTAAACGAAAAACAATGTGTGGATGTGTTAAGGCGGTATTTTCTCATCCTCCTTATCGAACATCTCCACCGTCGTCCTCAGCGCTATCTCAACAGCCTTGATCATGGTCTCTAACGACATGCTGGGCGGCACGCCGGCCCAGTCACCTCTCTTAACGGCCGCCTGCTCGGGAAGTAGCGGCAGATGCATGAAGCCAGCCTTCCTCGGGTAGCCGTACATAGCCGAGTGGTGTAATGCGATGTACATCACGAAATTGCACAGGAATGTTCCGGCAGTATTGGAAACTATTGCGGGTATGCCGCTCTCCCTCAACCTCCTGAGGATCGCCTTCTTAGGTAGTGTGGTGAAGTATGCTGGAGGGCCTTCAGGCTCTATAGGTTCATCCACAGGTTGCTCACCGTCGTTATCAGGTATCCTAGCGTCCTTAACGTTAACCGCAACCCTCTCAATAGTGACGTAGGATATCCCAGACCAGAGCCCCAGACCTATGTAGATGTCAGGGACGTTGGAGCTCAGAAGCTCCCTCAGAACAGAGCCGGCCCTCCTGAAAGAAACCGGCAGGACTGCCGTCACGACCTCCAGCCCGGACATCTCCTTAGCGAGGGCTTCAGGTAGCCTACGCACCACAAACTCCGACGGATTTAACTTATCACCACCGAAGGGCTCAAAACCTGTGAGAAGGGCTTTCATGATACCCACCCAATATCTACTAAACTGTTAGGTTATTTATCCCTTTAGGCGTTTTCGTAAGCACCTCAGGACCGTCCGGCGTTATTAAGACTGTGTCTGAGTGCCTAAACCCACCAACATTAGGCACATATATACCTGGTTCAACACACAACACCATGTTCGTGTCCAGGACCGTGACATCCCCCTCAGCTAGGTTGGGCTTTTCATGTATCTCCAAACCTATGCCGTGTCCTGTTCTGTGGGTAACGAATTTGAGGGCGTTGTGCGCCGCAAAAACTCCTCTTGATACTTTATCAGGCTCCTCAGCCAACACACCCGGTCTCAAAACCTCTATCGCCTTTCGCTGGGCCTCCTCCATCAGCTCGAAGTACTCTTCGACCTCGGGCTTGACTCTACCGACTAAGAATGTTCTCTCGTTCTCAGCCCTATACCCCTCTACAGCTATGTCAAGCGTCACTATTACCACATCACCGTCAACGACCTTCCTGCCGCTGACCATGCCGTGAGGGTAGTAAGACCTGAACCCTGATAACACAGCCGCTACGGTCCAATTCATCCAAGGATAGAGCCCTTCATCGCCAAGCAACTCAGCCAGCTTGACCTTCATAGCATACTCAGCACGTGCCGCGACCACGACTTCCCTACCCCTCTCCTCCAAGCTCCTCATGACTTCCTTCATGCCGAAATCCGTTATATCTGCCGCCACTCTGATCCTTTCAACCTCACTCCCATCCTTAACCATCCTCAGGTGGGCGAGCTCTTTCGAAAGATCCACCAACTCCAGAGCCTCCGACACGGACTTCACCTTAGTATACATCGTCAATGAATCAACGTCAAGCCCCACTCTCCTTGCATCACGTAAGTCCTCTTTCAGTATGTGGTAGAATTCCTCCTCATGGTAGTAATGTTTGATTGTTGGTATTGGGCTTCGCTCCCTAGCATGCTCTAAATCTAAATACGGCACTATTAGTGTTGGGTCTCCCTCTGAAGGCACTATAACCGCTATCGGCCTGGAATATATTATGGCTTGGAAGAGGCTGACGTAGTACGTGTTCTCAGGCTTCAGCACTACAGCCACGTCGACACCCTTAGTCGCAAGGATCCCCTGCAACTTCTTGAGTCTTGAGTCATACGGGAATTTCGGAAGCATCATTGCCCCACGTCACCCTCACTACCCCGCGACCCTCGCGACTCAATCAACATGTATAGGAAGAGTGCAACCACGCCTAGTAAGCAGC
The DNA window shown above is from Thermofilaceae archaeon and carries:
- the eno gene encoding phosphopyruvate hydratase (catalyzes the formation of phosphoenolpyruvate from 2-phospho-D-glycerate in glycolysis), with the translated sequence RLAGYVLGGDVLIGIDIAASQFFDASSGKYSVDGRLLSAEELLEMYLDMVSRYPITYLEDPFDEESPTM
- the pcp gene encoding pyroglutamyl-peptidase I, translating into MKALLTGFEPFGGDKLNPSEFVVRRLPEALAKEMSGLEVVTAVLPVSFRRAGSVLRELLSSNVPDIYIGLGLWSGISYVTIERVAVNVKDARIPDNDGEQPVDEPIEPEGPPAYFTTLPKKAILRRLRESGIPAIVSNTAGTFLCNFVMYIALHHSAMYGYPRKAGFMHLPLLPEQAAVKRGDWAGVPPSMSLETMIKAVEIALRTTVEMFDKEDEKIPP
- a CDS encoding Xaa-Pro peptidase family protein — its product is MMLPKFPYDSRLKKLQGILATKGVDVAVVLKPENTYYVSLFQAIIYSRPIAVIVPSEGDPTLIVPYLDLEHARERSPIPTIKHYYHEEEFYHILKEDLRDARRVGLDVDSLTMYTKVKSVSEALELVDLSKELAHLRMVKDGSEVERIRVAADITDFGMKEVMRSLEERGREVVVAARAEYAMKVKLAELLGDEGLYPWMNWTVAAVLSGFRSYYPHGMVSGRKVVDGDVVIVTLDIAVEGYRAENERTFLVGRVKPEVEEYFELMEEAQRKAIEVLRPGVLAEEPDKVSRGVFAAHNALKFVTHRTGHGIGLEIHEKPNLAEGDVTVLDTNMVLCVEPGIYVPNVGGFRHSDTVLITPDGPEVLTKTPKGINNLTV